One genomic region from Natrinema caseinilyticum encodes:
- a CDS encoding MTH865 family protein, protein MADEAELRGQLTEAFEGADYPVSGPMELVPALPDGPSTEFESGDVSMTAMELNTKTSGGDFPYDDVESLVDDLIDELKAQGEL, encoded by the coding sequence ATGGCAGACGAAGCCGAACTCCGCGGGCAACTGACCGAGGCGTTCGAAGGCGCGGATTACCCCGTCTCGGGACCGATGGAACTCGTTCCGGCACTTCCCGACGGCCCGAGTACGGAATTCGAGTCCGGCGATGTTTCGATGACCGCGATGGAACTGAATACCAAGACGTCGGGCGGCGACTTCCCGTATGACGACGTCGAGTCGCTCGTCGACGACCTTATAGACGAATTAAAGGCTCAGGGCGAACTGTGA